A region of Burkholderiales bacterium JOSHI_001 DNA encodes the following proteins:
- a CDS encoding DMT(drug/metabolite transporter) superfamily permease (PFAM: EamA-like transporter family) translates to MSSQSPLHLPALRGGLIALLAAVLFGASTPLVQRFGAGIGSFSTAALLYAGAALVGTLLRRPVESEARVRPGDARRLALMALFGAVIGPVALAWGLQRTSGAGASLMLTLEAVFTAVLARLWYHETLDRRVMLAMALLTLGGMALVLDRAESGTTPMLGLLSVMLATAAWGVDNTLSRSVAERDPGQVVMFKGALGAVATTLLAFLFDEPLPALWPALALLAVGATGYGLSLRFYLLAQRAFGAARTGSVFAFAPFVGAALAFGLGERSGSVWMLAGAGLMAIGIVLHLAERHAHGHVHEPLEHEHAHRHDDGHHTHLHALTPAGPHSHVHRHEAQRHAHPHVPDEHHAHRH, encoded by the coding sequence ATGAGTTCCCAGTCGCCACTCCATCTGCCCGCCCTGCGCGGCGGCCTGATCGCCCTCCTGGCGGCCGTGCTGTTCGGCGCCAGCACCCCGCTGGTTCAGCGCTTCGGCGCGGGCATCGGCAGCTTCTCGACGGCGGCCTTGCTGTACGCCGGGGCGGCCCTGGTCGGCACATTGCTGCGTCGTCCCGTCGAGAGCGAGGCCCGTGTGCGGCCCGGCGATGCCAGGCGGCTCGCGCTGATGGCGCTGTTCGGCGCGGTCATCGGCCCGGTGGCACTCGCCTGGGGATTGCAACGCACCAGCGGTGCAGGTGCCTCGCTGATGCTGACCCTCGAAGCGGTCTTCACCGCCGTGTTGGCGCGACTCTGGTACCACGAGACGCTCGATCGCCGCGTCATGCTGGCAATGGCTCTGCTGACGCTCGGCGGCATGGCGCTGGTGCTCGACCGCGCCGAGTCGGGCACGACGCCGATGCTCGGGCTGCTGTCGGTGATGCTGGCGACGGCCGCCTGGGGGGTGGACAACACGTTGTCACGCTCCGTTGCCGAACGCGACCCGGGCCAGGTCGTGATGTTCAAGGGTGCGTTGGGCGCCGTCGCGACGACGCTGCTGGCATTCCTCTTCGATGAACCTCTGCCAGCGCTCTGGCCGGCACTCGCCCTGCTCGCGGTCGGCGCAACTGGCTACGGCCTGAGCCTTCGCTTCTACCTGCTCGCACAGCGCGCCTTCGGCGCCGCGCGCACGGGTTCGGTGTTCGCGTTTGCGCCTTTCGTCGGGGCTGCGCTTGCCTTCGGGCTGGGGGAACGCAGTGGCAGTGTCTGGATGCTGGCCGGCGCAGGGCTGATGGCGATCGGGATCGTGTTGCATCTGGCCGAGCGCCATGCGCACGGCCACGTGCACGAGCCGCTGGAGCATGAACATGCGCACCGGCACGACGACGGCCACCACACCCATCTCCACGCCCTGACGCCTGCCGGGCCGCACAGTCACGTGCACCGGCATGAAGCCCAGCGCCACGCGCATCCGCACGTGCCGGACGAGCACCACGCGCATCGGCACTGA
- a CDS encoding sterol desaturase (PFAM: Fatty acid hydroxylase superfamily) has protein sequence MKSIRAQFDRAIRHLLYPLFAAATLAYLAYELNGPKASIGHQYGWYVGTLVVVMILIESAHALRAEWRMTWATFWRRDLPFLVIGASTIAVANWVALRIVTEHAMTPGRALAQVPVLPGVIVSLLVTDFLWYWVHRLSHEARGRTGRWLWRVHVAHHLPRQVYVLMHAIGHPINAIVVRAILTIPPFLMGFSPEVVFAAGVVTGLQGLVSHFNVDSRVGWLNYLLVGTELHRYHHSADPAEAKNFGAVVSVWDQLFGTFVYRPAEAPGALGIDDPAQYPADTQFLSVLALPLRRSPARGA, from the coding sequence ATGAAGTCCATACGCGCCCAGTTCGACAGGGCGATCCGCCACCTGCTCTATCCATTGTTCGCAGCAGCTACGCTGGCCTACCTGGCCTATGAACTGAACGGCCCGAAGGCCTCGATCGGACATCAATACGGCTGGTATGTCGGAACCCTGGTCGTGGTGATGATCCTGATCGAGTCGGCCCATGCGCTTCGCGCCGAATGGCGCATGACCTGGGCCACCTTCTGGCGCCGCGATCTGCCGTTCCTCGTGATCGGCGCGTCGACCATCGCCGTGGCTAACTGGGTGGCGCTGCGGATCGTGACCGAGCACGCCATGACCCCTGGGCGCGCACTGGCGCAAGTGCCTGTGCTGCCGGGCGTGATCGTGTCACTGCTGGTGACCGACTTCCTCTGGTACTGGGTTCATCGCCTGAGCCACGAGGCACGCGGTCGGACCGGGCGTTGGCTCTGGCGCGTGCATGTGGCGCACCATCTGCCGAGGCAGGTCTATGTGCTGATGCACGCGATCGGCCACCCCATCAACGCCATCGTGGTGCGCGCGATCCTCACGATCCCGCCGTTCCTCATGGGATTCTCGCCAGAGGTGGTGTTCGCCGCCGGCGTTGTCACCGGGCTGCAAGGCCTGGTGTCGCACTTCAATGTCGACAGCCGGGTCGGCTGGCTGAACTACCTGCTGGTCGGAACCGAGTTGCATCGCTACCACCACAGTGCCGATCCGGCCGAAGCGAAGAACTTCGGCGCGGTCGTGTCGGTCTGGGATCAGTTGTTCGGGACCTTCGTGTACCGACCCGCCGAGGCGCCAGGCGCACTGGGTATCGACGACCCCGCGCAATACCCGGCGGATACGCAGTTCCTGTCGGTCCTGGCCCTGCCGCTGCGGCGATCACCAGCGAGGGGTGCCTGA
- a CDS encoding transcriptional regulator (PFAM: Bacterial regulatory proteins, tetR family) encodes MTTSPTPDKSPRTDRRVLRTREALRGALLGLMVERGWDAIDIQSLCERANIGRSTFYLHFPNKEELLKGSFGDLRTALRDQAKQTAPESPDQLAFVGGLIEHVHQQQLVFRAMLGRRSGHYVQDRFRELLVDLVEEERPVGARRSWHAHAVSNYLGGALFQLLTWWLGASRPQRPQEIEALFHELSRPVLLRSRAGQ; translated from the coding sequence ATGACAACTTCCCCAACCCCGGACAAATCCCCGCGAACTGACCGGCGGGTCTTGCGCACGCGCGAGGCACTGCGTGGCGCACTGCTAGGTCTGATGGTTGAACGCGGCTGGGACGCCATCGACATCCAGTCGCTCTGCGAACGCGCCAACATCGGCCGTTCGACGTTCTACCTGCACTTCCCGAACAAGGAAGAACTACTCAAGGGCAGCTTCGGCGACCTGCGCACCGCGCTGCGTGACCAGGCGAAGCAAACGGCGCCTGAATCGCCCGACCAGCTGGCCTTCGTCGGTGGCCTGATCGAGCACGTGCACCAGCAGCAGCTCGTGTTTCGGGCGATGCTCGGGCGGCGCTCAGGCCACTATGTGCAGGATCGGTTCCGCGAACTCCTGGTCGACCTCGTCGAAGAGGAACGGCCGGTGGGTGCCAGACGCTCGTGGCATGCCCATGCGGTGTCGAACTACCTGGGCGGCGCGTTGTTCCAACTGCTGACCTGGTGGCTCGGCGCGAGCCGGCCGCAACGCCCGCAGGAGATCGAGGCTCTGTTCCACGAACTGAGCCGACCGGTACTGCTGCGCTCTCGCGCTGGCCAGTAG
- a CDS encoding cytochrome c556 (PFAM: Cytochrome C'): MTITKVVLGTSLVWLFAGPTAIAQDRKAEQAIKHRRAAFVLMSTYFSRLLQTVEGDRPFDPILVAKDAKLVEELSRLPWEGFAPGTERGDTRAKEEVWLDDEQFKRLTVELQARTSDLSKVAAGGNLARLKVAFEQTRDVCNACHKDFRKK; this comes from the coding sequence ATGACCATCACCAAGGTCGTTCTGGGAACTAGCCTGGTGTGGCTCTTTGCCGGGCCTACCGCTATTGCTCAGGATCGAAAGGCCGAGCAAGCGATCAAGCATCGACGCGCAGCCTTTGTACTGATGAGCACGTATTTCAGCCGGCTGCTTCAGACGGTCGAAGGTGACCGCCCCTTCGATCCCATCCTGGTCGCCAAGGATGCCAAGCTGGTCGAAGAACTCAGTCGCTTGCCGTGGGAAGGATTCGCTCCAGGGACGGAACGTGGTGACACGCGCGCCAAGGAAGAAGTCTGGCTCGATGATGAACAGTTCAAGCGGCTGACCGTCGAACTGCAAGCCCGGACATCCGACCTCAGCAAGGTGGCAGCGGGCGGAAACCTCGCGCGCCTGAAGGTCGCGTTCGAACAGACACGCGATGTGTGCAATGCCTGCCACAAGGATTTCCGCAAGAAGTAG
- a CDS encoding superoxide dismutase (PFAM: Iron/manganese superoxide dismutases, C-terminal domain), with amino-acid sequence MSTAPAFQTSDKLKPLAFDPAKLTGLSERLIRSHWENNYGGSVKALAVVKKRLGEALADKDLPPYVYNDLKREHLLRTGSVVFHEHYFDNLGGSGKAGAPERQAIAQAFGSFDAWETEFRKIGAGLGGGSGWVMLGFNQHTRQLENYWLADHAHGPAATTPILVMDMYEHSYQMDFGAAAAKYIDAFFQNVQWDVVAARIASLPKA; translated from the coding sequence ATGAGTACCGCCCCCGCGTTTCAGACCAGCGACAAACTCAAACCCCTGGCGTTCGACCCGGCCAAGCTCACCGGGCTGTCCGAGCGCCTGATCCGATCGCACTGGGAGAACAACTACGGCGGCTCGGTGAAGGCCCTGGCCGTCGTGAAGAAGCGCCTGGGCGAGGCGCTGGCGGACAAGGACCTGCCGCCCTACGTCTACAACGATCTGAAGCGCGAGCACCTGCTGCGCACCGGCTCGGTGGTCTTCCACGAGCACTACTTCGACAACCTCGGCGGCAGCGGCAAGGCCGGTGCACCCGAGCGCCAGGCCATTGCCCAAGCCTTTGGCAGCTTCGATGCTTGGGAGACTGAATTCCGCAAGATCGGCGCGGGCCTCGGTGGCGGCTCCGGCTGGGTGATGCTCGGGTTCAACCAGCACACACGCCAGCTCGAAAACTATTGGCTGGCCGACCACGCCCACGGTCCCGCTGCCACCACGCCGATTCTGGTGATGGATATGTACGAGCACTCGTACCAGATGGATTTCGGCGCGGCTGCGGCCAAGTACATCGACGCGTTCTTCCAGAACGTCCAGTGGGACGTTGTCGCGGCTCGAATCGCGTCGCTGCCGAAGGCGTAG
- a CDS encoding hypothetical protein (PFAM: Chromate resistance exported protein): protein MKWITRERPKIDRIACPWLIARFIDKEPEFLYVPGDQVLKVAADTGATPYDVPGVEMTHVGDQCSFDAFIKKHRLDDPALQQLAAIVRGADTSRLDLTAQSAGLYAISLGLSHNFADDHEMLRHGLVMYDALYAWCQSQVQKK, encoded by the coding sequence ATGAAGTGGATCACCCGTGAACGTCCGAAGATCGACCGCATCGCCTGCCCCTGGCTGATCGCGAGGTTCATCGACAAGGAGCCCGAGTTCCTCTACGTGCCCGGCGATCAGGTGCTGAAGGTCGCGGCCGACACCGGCGCGACACCGTATGACGTGCCCGGTGTGGAAATGACCCATGTCGGCGACCAGTGCAGCTTCGATGCCTTCATCAAGAAGCACCGGCTTGACGACCCCGCGCTCCAGCAACTGGCCGCCATCGTGCGTGGCGCCGACACCTCACGCCTCGACCTGACGGCGCAATCGGCAGGCCTCTATGCGATCTCGCTCGGCTTGTCACACAACTTCGCGGACGACCACGAGATGCTCCGCCATGGCCTGGTCATGTACGACGCCCTCTATGCGTGGTGCCAATCACAGGTCCAGAAGAAATGA
- a CDS encoding chromate transporter, chromate ion transporter family (PFAM: Chromate transporter~TIGRFAM: chromate transporter, chromate ion transporter (CHR) family) — MTDATPTTEASAPASYTLWQLVRYMLALGTWGFGGPVALVGYMYRDLIEKRHWISESDYKEGMALAQLMPGPLAAQLAIYLGYVHYRVRGATLVGLAFVLPSFLMVVAIGAVYTAFGGIAWMQAVFYGVGAAVIGIIAMSAYKLTTKNIGKDKLLWAIFLVSAAVTVITKSEIVWIFLGAGVLVWLLRAPPKSWFGGSVNSFVAPIVAFFAIDALDWHKLGQIGAYFAYAGSFVFGSGLAIVPFLYGGVVQEYHWLTDRQFVDAVAVAMITPGPVVITTGFIGYLVAGFWGSVVAAAGTFIPCYLFTILPAPYFKKHGKRPGIVAFVDGVTAAAIGAITGAVIVIGQRSITDIATAALALITVGVLWRFKKLPEPVVVVVAALAGLVLYPLMHHA; from the coding sequence ATGACCGACGCAACACCGACCACCGAAGCCTCGGCACCCGCCTCCTACACGCTCTGGCAACTCGTGCGCTACATGCTGGCGCTGGGCACCTGGGGCTTCGGTGGTCCGGTGGCGCTGGTCGGCTACATGTACCGCGACCTGATCGAAAAGCGGCACTGGATATCGGAGAGCGACTACAAGGAAGGCATGGCGCTGGCGCAGTTGATGCCGGGCCCGCTGGCCGCGCAACTGGCGATCTACCTCGGCTACGTGCACTACCGCGTTCGGGGCGCCACGCTTGTCGGCTTGGCCTTCGTGCTGCCGTCTTTCCTGATGGTCGTCGCCATCGGCGCGGTCTACACCGCCTTCGGTGGTATCGCCTGGATGCAGGCGGTGTTCTACGGCGTCGGCGCGGCGGTGATCGGCATCATCGCGATGAGCGCCTACAAGCTCACCACCAAGAACATCGGCAAGGATAAGCTGCTCTGGGCGATCTTTTTGGTCAGCGCCGCCGTGACGGTGATCACCAAGTCCGAGATCGTGTGGATTTTCCTCGGCGCCGGCGTTCTGGTCTGGCTGCTGCGCGCACCGCCGAAGTCGTGGTTCGGCGGCTCGGTGAACAGCTTTGTGGCGCCCATCGTCGCCTTCTTTGCCATTGACGCGCTGGACTGGCACAAGCTCGGCCAGATCGGCGCGTACTTCGCCTATGCCGGCAGCTTCGTGTTCGGTAGCGGTCTCGCGATCGTGCCGTTCCTCTACGGTGGCGTGGTCCAGGAGTATCACTGGCTGACTGACCGGCAATTCGTCGATGCGGTGGCGGTGGCGATGATCACGCCCGGACCAGTCGTCATCACTACAGGCTTCATCGGCTACCTGGTTGCGGGCTTTTGGGGCTCAGTCGTGGCAGCGGCCGGTACCTTCATTCCCTGCTACCTGTTCACCATCCTGCCGGCGCCGTACTTCAAGAAGCATGGCAAGCGGCCCGGCATCGTCGCCTTCGTTGACGGGGTCACTGCTGCTGCCATCGGAGCGATCACCGGAGCGGTGATCGTGATCGGCCAGCGGTCCATCACAGACATCGCCACTGCCGCCTTGGCACTCATCACGGTCGGTGTGCTTTGGCGCTTCAAGAAGCTTCCCGAGCCTGTGGTCGTGGTGGTCGCAGCGCTAGCCGGCTTGGTGCTGTACCCATTGATGCACCACGCCTGA
- a CDS encoding hypothetical protein (PFAM: PaaX-like protein C-terminal domain; Chromate resistance exported protein) yields MSLTLHYRMLRYMSASSLSWLLLIVSLPTSSATARMRIWRALKALGCMALRDGAYLLPANAEHEQALQELANECTGEGGNAWLMAVQPRSADEAAAYRQLFDRSEEYAELRKGWKEANRGLAQLGAPELARLQRKLQREFDATKAIDFFPSEASVEAEAAWTDLNKRIDSLLSPDEPHPTRGRVPLLDATKYQGRTWATRRRPWVDRVGSAWLIRRFIDTKARFRWLAKPSDCPKSALGFDFDGATFTHVDDRVTFETLMASFGLEDNAALMRMAAIVHSLDIGGEPVAEAKGLEAVLSGAHERVADDDALLAEISTVLDSLYAHFEREAGRGKDNNKGNTR; encoded by the coding sequence ATGTCGCTAACTCTACATTATCGTATGCTTCGCTACATGAGCGCTTCAAGCCTGTCGTGGCTCCTGCTGATCGTCTCGCTCCCCACGTCGAGCGCCACGGCGCGCATGCGCATCTGGCGTGCGCTCAAGGCGCTGGGCTGCATGGCCTTGCGTGACGGTGCGTACCTGCTGCCTGCGAATGCCGAACACGAGCAGGCGCTTCAGGAACTGGCCAACGAATGCACGGGCGAAGGCGGCAACGCCTGGCTCATGGCCGTGCAACCACGCTCGGCGGACGAAGCTGCAGCCTACCGCCAGCTGTTCGACCGCAGCGAGGAATACGCCGAGTTGCGCAAGGGCTGGAAGGAAGCGAATCGTGGCCTCGCGCAGCTCGGAGCGCCCGAACTCGCGCGTTTGCAACGGAAGCTGCAGCGCGAGTTCGATGCCACGAAGGCGATCGACTTCTTCCCCAGCGAAGCGAGTGTCGAGGCCGAAGCGGCGTGGACCGATCTGAACAAACGCATCGATAGCCTGTTGTCGCCGGACGAGCCACATCCCACCCGAGGCCGAGTCCCGCTACTCGACGCCACCAAGTACCAGGGGCGGACCTGGGCCACGCGCCGTCGCCCCTGGGTAGACCGAGTCGGAAGCGCCTGGCTGATCCGTCGTTTCATCGACACGAAGGCGCGGTTCCGTTGGCTGGCCAAGCCATCGGACTGTCCGAAGAGCGCGCTCGGTTTCGATTTCGACGGCGCCACTTTCACGCACGTCGACGACCGCGTCACCTTCGAGACCCTGATGGCCAGTTTCGGCCTGGAGGACAACGCGGCGCTGATGCGCATGGCGGCCATCGTGCACTCGCTGGACATCGGTGGTGAACCGGTGGCCGAAGCCAAGGGACTGGAGGCCGTGCTGTCCGGTGCGCACGAACGCGTCGCCGATGACGACGCCCTACTTGCGGAAATCAGCACTGTCCTCGACTCGCTCTATGCGCACTTCGAGCGCGAGGCCGGGCGCGGCAAGGACAACAACAAAGGAAACACGCGATGA
- a CDS encoding arabinose efflux permease family protein (PFAM: Major Facilitator Superfamily), which yields MTDDQPRGSGRGPITRLLLPSDVDLSALSLVAARALRALADGYMAVLLPAYLLSIGLGTLEVGVIATTTMLGSALATVAVGAWGHRFASGRLLRGAALLMAATGLGFAGLSSFWPLLLVAFVGTLNPSSGDVSVFLPLEHARLASAASGHARTALFARYSVVGALCAAVGALGAGLPDWLASHTGVAHVVTLRAMFLLYGVIGLLIWGLYRQPVVSKAVNEPPPTAAPLGPSRRIVVRLAALFSVDAFAGGLVVNSLMALWLLQRFGLSLAQAGAFFFWAGLLSAGSQLAAPFVARRFGLLNTMVFTHIPANVCLVLAALAPNLYVALALLFVRSALSQMDVPTRTAYVMAVVTPAERPAAASFTAVPRSLAGALSPTISGALFAAGFVSLPLVACGVLKIAYDLALWRGMRGEHLPGE from the coding sequence ATGACTGACGACCAGCCTCGCGGATCGGGGCGCGGACCGATCACCCGGCTGCTGTTGCCGTCGGACGTGGACCTCAGCGCGCTGTCCCTGGTGGCTGCCCGAGCGCTGCGGGCGCTCGCCGACGGCTACATGGCGGTGTTGCTGCCGGCATACCTGCTGTCGATCGGCCTGGGCACGCTGGAAGTCGGCGTCATCGCGACGACGACCATGCTGGGCTCGGCCTTGGCGACGGTGGCCGTTGGTGCGTGGGGACACCGGTTTGCATCGGGACGCCTGCTCCGAGGCGCCGCGCTCTTGATGGCCGCCACCGGTTTGGGATTTGCAGGGCTCTCGTCGTTCTGGCCCTTGCTGCTGGTTGCCTTCGTCGGCACGCTCAACCCCAGTTCGGGCGACGTGAGCGTGTTCCTGCCGCTGGAGCACGCGCGTCTTGCCAGCGCCGCCAGCGGGCATGCGCGAACCGCCTTGTTCGCGCGGTACAGCGTCGTGGGTGCCTTGTGTGCCGCAGTCGGTGCGCTTGGTGCGGGCTTGCCAGACTGGCTGGCCAGTCATACCGGTGTGGCGCACGTCGTCACGTTGCGCGCCATGTTCTTGCTCTATGGCGTCATCGGCCTTCTCATCTGGGGGCTCTACCGCCAGCCGGTCGTGAGCAAGGCCGTGAACGAGCCGCCTCCAACGGCTGCGCCGCTCGGTCCGTCACGTCGCATCGTTGTACGGCTCGCCGCCCTGTTCAGCGTCGACGCCTTCGCGGGTGGCCTGGTCGTGAATTCATTGATGGCGCTGTGGCTGCTGCAGCGCTTCGGGCTATCGCTCGCGCAGGCCGGCGCATTCTTCTTCTGGGCGGGGTTGCTGAGCGCCGGGTCGCAACTGGCCGCTCCGTTTGTAGCGCGACGGTTTGGCTTGCTGAACACGATGGTGTTCACGCACATCCCTGCGAACGTCTGCCTCGTGCTGGCTGCGTTGGCGCCGAACCTGTACGTCGCGCTGGCACTGCTGTTCGTGCGCAGCGCCTTGTCGCAGATGGACGTGCCGACGCGCACGGCCTACGTGATGGCCGTCGTGACGCCTGCGGAGAGGCCGGCGGCAGCCAGTTTCACGGCGGTGCCGAGAAGTCTGGCTGGGGCATTGAGCCCGACGATCAGCGGAGCCCTGTTCGCCGCAGGATTTGTCTCCCTGCCTCTCGTTGCCTGCGGTGTGCTCAAGATCGCGTACGACCTGGCGTTGTGGCGTGGCATGCGGGGCGAGCACTTGCCGGGTGAATAG